A window of Candidatus Abyssobacteria bacterium SURF_5 genomic DNA:
TTCGCTATAATCATCGCGCTCGCGTTCACAGCCGATGCGTCCGCCCAGCAAATGCGGCGCGGTTGCTGGGGGCGGGCCGACCGCTACAACAGGCTGTATGATCCCGATACGGTCGTCACCGTGAGTGGAACCGTGACTGACATCGATTATTTTCAGCCGTCCGCAGGAATGGCGGAGGGGGTCCACCTGTTCTTACGGCAGCCCGATGGCACGCCAACCGAAGTGCACCTCGGCCCCAGGTGGTACATAGAGAATCAGGATATCTCGATTGATGAGGGCGATTTCGTGGAAGTGACGGGTTCTCGTATCATGTTCGAAGGAGAGCCGGTCGTTATTGCATCATCATTACGGATGGATGGACAAGTGCTCCGGCTCCGCGACCGGCAGGGCTATCCTCTCTGGGCGGGCTGGAGACGCGAAGCCAATTGATTCGAGTGCCGCATCACAATTGATGCGACGAAGCGGAGCAGATCACACAGAACCTGATGCGTGGAGGAGTTCAGCGTTCTTACGCTCGAATTCCTCCTCGACGTCAACCTGGAATGTTTTAAGGAATTTCGCCACCATCGACCAATAGCCGATGCAAAGCGTCAACTCGACGAGCGCCGCGTGATCGAGAAAGGCCGAGGTTTCCGCGAATGTCTTCGGTGAGGGCTGGTGCGAGCGGAAAAGTTCATCGGTATATAGAAGAACAGCTTTTTCTTCACCTGTAAAGCAGGCCGAATC
This region includes:
- a CDS encoding DNA-binding protein → MKKAIIAGFAIIIALAFTADASAQQMRRGCWGRADRYNRLYDPDTVVTVSGTVTDIDYFQPSAGMAEGVHLFLRQPDGTPTEVHLGPRWYIENQDISIDEGDFVEVTGSRIMFEGEPVVIASSLRMDGQVLRLRDRQGYPLWAGWRREAN